The following proteins come from a genomic window of bacterium:
- the trpC gene encoding indole-3-glycerol phosphate synthase TrpC, with the protein MILEEILKYKEQEIKERKKKLPLEILKDKCEMAPLTRPFAAAINQDDFISVVAELKKASPSKGDIVDSYDPVSIVSQYEEGGADAISVLTDEKYFKGSLDDMVNIKVNTKLPVLRKDFIIDTYQLYESKAAGADAVLLIAKAVSKDKIKEMLDISFNLYLDVIVEVHDEYELNNVIGINGIKIIGINNRNLNDFKIDIGTSEKLLPEIPEGIIKISESGFSSKSDVMRVANAGADAVLVGESLMKEKDKKAMIKAFKISKH; encoded by the coding sequence ATGATACTTGAAGAAATATTAAAATATAAGGAACAGGAAATTAAAGAAAGAAAAAAGAAATTACCTCTGGAGATCCTGAAAGATAAATGCGAAATGGCGCCTTTGACCAGGCCGTTTGCCGCCGCGATAAATCAGGATGATTTTATATCCGTCGTCGCAGAATTAAAAAAAGCCTCACCTTCAAAAGGCGATATAGTCGATTCCTATGACCCTGTTTCCATTGTTTCCCAGTATGAAGAGGGCGGAGCTGATGCGATATCGGTGTTGACAGATGAAAAATATTTTAAAGGTTCTCTGGACGACATGGTCAATATAAAGGTTAATACTAAACTGCCTGTGTTAAGGAAGGATTTTATTATAGACACTTATCAGCTTTATGAGAGCAAGGCTGCCGGGGCTGATGCCGTGCTTTTAATAGCAAAAGCCGTTTCGAAAGATAAAATTAAAGAGATGCTGGACATATCGTTTAATCTGTATCTTGATGTAATCGTTGAAGTCCATGACGAATATGAGCTGAATAATGTTATTGGCATCAACGGGATAAAAATCATCGGTATAAACAACAGGAACCTGAACGATTTTAAGATAGATATCGGAACATCGGAAAAACTTTTGCCTGAAATCCCGGAAGGCATCATAAAAATATCCGAAAGCGGTTTTTCTTCAAAATCGGATGTAATGCGCGTCGCTAACGCGGGGGCTGACGCTGTACTGGTCGGGGAATCCCTTATGAAGGAAAAAGATAAGAAGGCGATGATAAAAGCGTTTAAAATTTCAAAACATTAA
- the trpD gene encoding anthranilate phosphoribosyltransferase, translating into MDITEAISKIAEKQNLTVEESFDVMSQIMHGSVLPSQIAGYLIALKMKGESIDEITGSALAMRKEAKKINITDDVLDTCGTGGDGADTFNISTVTAFVAAGAGIKVAKHGNKAVSSKCGSADVLLKAGVNVNIDETGVADCIDKVGIGFLFAPSFHPAMRFATGPRKELKTRTIFNILGPITNPASAEYQLIGVFNRQYTRILAEVLNKLGTRRAMVVHGMDGIDEITITDRTFVSELNNGKVKDYEINPGDYGFKTASVNDIKGGDADYNTRILLSVLKGEKSAPRDIVLLNAGAAIMCAGKGKDMDESISMAVESIDSGRAYNKLKSLIAFTNRG; encoded by the coding sequence ATGGATATAACAGAAGCTATTTCGAAAATTGCGGAGAAGCAGAACCTGACCGTTGAAGAATCATTTGATGTGATGAGCCAGATCATGCACGGCAGCGTTTTGCCTTCCCAGATAGCCGGTTACCTGATTGCCTTGAAAATGAAAGGCGAGAGTATTGATGAGATTACCGGCAGCGCGCTGGCCATGAGAAAAGAGGCGAAAAAAATAAACATAACAGATGATGTGCTGGATACATGCGGGACCGGCGGCGACGGGGCCGATACGTTTAACATATCAACAGTAACCGCTTTTGTTGCCGCGGGGGCCGGTATTAAGGTCGCGAAACACGGCAATAAGGCTGTTTCAAGCAAATGCGGGAGCGCGGATGTTTTACTGAAAGCGGGAGTAAATGTAAACATTGACGAAACCGGGGTTGCAGATTGTATTGACAAGGTCGGTATAGGTTTTTTGTTTGCCCCGTCATTTCATCCTGCCATGCGGTTTGCGACCGGCCCCAGGAAAGAACTGAAGACAAGGACAATTTTTAATATACTCGGGCCTATTACAAATCCCGCATCGGCCGAATATCAGCTCATAGGTGTTTTTAACAGGCAATACACTCGTATTTTAGCCGAAGTTTTGAACAAATTAGGCACAAGAAGGGCGATGGTGGTCCACGGCATGGACGGCATAGACGAGATTACAATTACGGACAGGACATTTGTTTCGGAACTGAACAACGGGAAAGTAAAAGATTACGAAATAAATCCGGGAGATTACGGTTTCAAAACAGCTTCCGTAAATGATATAAAAGGAGGAGACGCGGATTACAACACGCGTATACTTTTATCTGTGCTCAAAGGTGAAAAATCGGCGCCCAGGGATATTGTATTATTAAATGCGGGCGCGGCTATAATGTGCGCGGGGAAAGGGAAGGATATGGATGAATCGATATCCATGGCGGTTGAATCCATTGATTCGGGCAGGGCGTATAATAAACTTAAATCATTGATTGCTTTTACCAACAGGGGATAA
- a CDS encoding patatin-like phospholipase family protein: MFFLKKKKKKIGIALGSGAAKGLSHIGVLRVFEENGIRFDCVCGTSIGALIGAVYCSSFPMKEFEELLLSLDKKQIISLFMPKPSRLGLISGYNIEKFLFYFLGNKTFEDLDIPLAVVAADILSGEEVILSRGNLIQAVRASISIPGVFIPVKIDGKHLVDGSIMNPVPVSILKSIDKDIIAIGVKVNTEVKNYNKEIVINRSRKNGVIPSPEDVKNKVDDFLSNIKDEASAEDQAEKDNINMFDVVINSIYIMEDNIAALRLKKDKPDYVIYPDVSNVPPMGYFRMKDIIEHGKEAGLKALPEVKSLLGL, translated from the coding sequence GTGTTTTTTTTAAAGAAAAAAAAGAAAAAGATAGGAATAGCTCTCGGGAGCGGCGCCGCAAAAGGTCTTTCTCATATAGGGGTCCTCAGGGTATTCGAAGAAAACGGCATAAGATTTGATTGTGTTTGCGGAACAAGTATCGGGGCATTGATCGGCGCCGTATACTGTTCTTCTTTTCCGATGAAAGAATTTGAGGAGCTGCTTCTTTCTCTGGATAAGAAACAGATAATAAGTCTTTTCATGCCGAAGCCTTCGCGGCTGGGTTTGATAAGCGGATATAATATTGAGAAATTCCTTTTTTATTTTCTGGGCAATAAAACATTTGAAGATCTGGATATACCTCTTGCGGTCGTTGCCGCCGATATTCTTTCCGGCGAGGAAGTTATACTGTCCCGGGGAAACCTGATTCAGGCCGTAAGAGCGAGTATCTCCATTCCGGGCGTATTTATTCCGGTAAAAATTGACGGAAAGCACCTTGTGGACGGGAGCATAATGAACCCTGTCCCTGTTTCTATTCTGAAGTCGATTGATAAAGATATCATTGCGATAGGAGTCAAAGTCAATACCGAAGTCAAAAATTACAATAAGGAGATTGTGATAAACCGGAGCAGGAAAAACGGGGTTATCCCTTCGCCTGAGGATGTTAAAAATAAAGTCGATGATTTCCTTTCAAATATAAAAGACGAAGCTTCGGCGGAGGATCAGGCGGAAAAAGACAATATTAATATGTTTGATGTTGTAATAAATTCAATATATATTATGGAGGATAATATAGCCGCTCTCAGGCTTAAAAAAGATAAACCCGATTATGTGATATATCCCGATGTCAGCAATGTTCCGCCGATGGGTTATTTCAGGATGAAAGACATAATAGAACACGGAAAGGAAGCGGGGTTAAAGGCGCTTCCCGAAGTAAAATCATTATTGGGATTATAA
- a CDS encoding aminodeoxychorismate/anthranilate synthase component II, with the protein MILLIDNYDSFTYNIVQYIGELGYTPLVYRNDKISVEDVEKIKFEKLIISPGPCTPREAGISVELIRKMSGKKPILGVCLGHQCIGEAFGGKIVRADKLMHGKTSMIYHNGKDIFENVENPFIATRYHSLVIGKDSVPDCLDITAVTKEKEIMAVKHRKFPVWGVQFHPESVLTKEGKKIINNFLKL; encoded by the coding sequence ATGATTTTATTGATAGATAATTACGATTCCTTTACATATAACATCGTCCAGTATATAGGAGAATTGGGTTATACTCCGCTTGTATACCGCAACGATAAGATTTCCGTAGAAGACGTTGAAAAGATAAAGTTTGAGAAGCTGATTATTTCGCCCGGACCATGCACCCCCCGTGAAGCGGGCATTTCCGTTGAGCTGATAAGAAAAATGTCGGGTAAAAAACCTATTCTCGGAGTATGCCTGGGCCATCAATGTATAGGGGAGGCCTTTGGGGGAAAAATAGTTAGGGCGGATAAACTCATGCACGGTAAAACTTCGATGATTTATCATAACGGCAAAGATATTTTCGAAAATGTGGAGAACCCGTTTATCGCCACAAGATATCATTCCCTTGTAATCGGGAAGGACAGCGTTCCTGATTGCCTGGATATTACCGCCGTAACAAAAGAAAAGGAAATAATGGCCGTAAAACACAGGAAATTTCCGGTATGGGGCGTCCAGTTCCATCCGGAATCGGTATTGACCAAAGAAGGAAAAAAAATAATCAATAATTTCCTGAAACTTTAA